Proteins co-encoded in one Neovison vison isolate M4711 chromosome 9, ASM_NN_V1, whole genome shotgun sequence genomic window:
- the GAS1 gene encoding growth arrest-specific protein 1 yields the protein MVAGLLGGGGGARAGTVPGVWLCLMALLQLLSSAPRGSGLAHGRRLICWQALLQCQGEPECSYAYNQYAEACAPVLAQRGGGDTPGTAAAAAAAFPASAASFSSRWRCPSHCISALIQLNHTRRGPALEDCDCAQDENCKSTKRAIEPCLPRTSSGGSGGPGAGGVMGCTEARRRCDRDSRCNLALSRYLTYCGKLFNGLRCTDECRTVIEDMLAVPKAALLNDCVCDGLERPICESVKENMARLCFGAELGNGPGSSGSDGGLDDYYDEDYDDEQRGGGAGGEQLLDDDDGVPHQPRPGGGAAAAGGRGDLPYGPGRRSSGGGRSAPGGAWTPLASILLLLLLPLLF from the coding sequence CTGAGCTCCGCGCCGCGGGGCTCGGGGCTGGCGCACGGCCGCCGCCTCATCTGCTGGCAAGCGCTGCTGCAGTGCCAGGGGGAGCCGGAGTGCAGCTACGCCTACAACCAGTATGCCGAGGCGTGCGCGCCGGTGCTGGCGCAGCGCGGCGGGGGCGACACGCCGGGgaccgctgccgccgccgccgccgccttcccGGCCTCGGCCGCCTCGTTCTCGTCGCGCTGGCGCTGCCCGAGCCACTGCATCTCGGCGCTCATTCAGCTCAACCACACGCGCCGCGGGCCCGCCCTGGAGGACTGTGACTGCGCGCAGGACGAAAACTGCAAGTCCACCAAGCGCGCCATTGAGCCGTGCCTGCCCCGGACGAGCAGCGGCGGCTCGGGCGGCCCGGGCGCGGGCGGGGTCATGGGCTGCACCGAGGCCCGGCGGCGCTGCGATCGCGACAGCCGCTGCAACCTGGCCCTCAGCCGCTACCTGACCTACTGCGGCAAGCTCTTCAACGGGCTGCGCTGCACCGACGAGTGCCGCACGGTCATCGAGGACATGCTGGCCGTGCCTAAGGCGGCGCTGCTCAACGACTGCGTGTGCGACGGCCTGGAGCGGCCCATCTGCGAGTCGGTCAAGGAGAATATGGCCCGCCTGTGCTTCGGGGCCGAGCTGGGCAACGGCCCAGGCAGCAGCGGCTCGGACGGGGGCCTGGACGACTACTACGACGAGGACTACGACGACGAGCAGCgcggcgggggcgcgggcggcgAGCAGCTGCTGGACGACGACGACGGCGTCCCGCACCAGCCGCGCCCGGGCGGCGGCGCTGCAGCAGCGGGCGGCCGCGGGGACCTGCCTTACGGGCCCGGGCGCAGGAGCAGCGGCGGCGGCCGCTCGGCGCCCGGAGGCGCCTGGACCCCGCTGGCCTCcatcttgctgctgctgctgctcccgcTGCTCTTTTAG